A single region of the Solwaraspora sp. WMMD406 genome encodes:
- a CDS encoding NAD-dependent epimerase/dehydratase family protein yields MRIVVTGAAGMLGTALLARPWPGVTWAGVDIRPPAPTVSDRAEFVDADVRDTSAMIAAFQDADVVIHSAAALPSHRPAQIRSVDVDGTASVVAAARRAGVGRLVHISSTAVYGLPRRCPTPEDYPREPVDAYSAAKLAAESIVLRSREQGQCAPILRPKTFLGRERLGLFAMLFEWADEGRHFPLLGGGHVATQMLDVDDLCDAIQQTCERRDDVVNDTFNIGAREFGTLHDDFQAVLDAAGHGKRVVTVPMAPAVATLRALAALRLSPVYSRLVHKLTSDSYVSVDKAVDQLGFDPRYSNKQALLKTYDWWRDNARTVRRRTGRTHRDPWRQGVLALAKALF; encoded by the coding sequence GTGCGCATCGTCGTCACCGGGGCAGCCGGGATGCTCGGCACCGCCTTGCTGGCACGACCATGGCCAGGCGTGACATGGGCCGGCGTCGACATCCGGCCACCCGCCCCCACGGTCAGCGACCGGGCCGAGTTCGTCGACGCCGACGTCCGCGACACCTCTGCGATGATCGCAGCGTTCCAGGACGCCGACGTGGTCATCCACTCGGCCGCCGCGCTACCCAGCCACCGGCCGGCGCAGATCCGATCGGTCGACGTCGATGGGACGGCGTCGGTCGTCGCGGCCGCCCGGCGGGCCGGCGTCGGCCGGCTGGTGCACATCTCATCCACTGCGGTGTACGGGCTTCCGCGCCGGTGTCCCACTCCGGAGGACTATCCACGCGAACCGGTGGACGCCTACTCGGCGGCGAAACTCGCCGCCGAGTCCATCGTCCTGCGCAGCCGCGAGCAGGGTCAGTGCGCGCCGATACTGCGACCCAAGACCTTTCTCGGCCGCGAGCGTCTCGGTCTGTTCGCCATGCTGTTCGAATGGGCCGACGAGGGCCGGCACTTTCCACTGCTCGGCGGCGGACACGTCGCCACTCAGATGCTCGACGTCGATGATCTGTGCGACGCGATCCAGCAGACATGTGAGCGTCGGGACGACGTCGTGAACGACACCTTCAACATCGGTGCGCGGGAGTTCGGCACGCTGCATGACGACTTCCAGGCCGTACTCGATGCCGCCGGGCACGGCAAACGGGTGGTCACGGTGCCGATGGCGCCAGCCGTGGCCACTCTCCGCGCGCTCGCCGCGCTCCGACTGTCTCCGGTCTACTCCCGACTGGTACACAAGCTGACCAGCGATTCGTACGTCTCGGTCGACAAGGCCGTCGACCAGCTGGGATTCGATCCTCGATACAGCAACAAGCAAGCCCTGCTGAAGACGTACGACTGGTGGCGCGACAACGCCAGAACGGTGCGCCGCCGCACCGGCCGCACACACCGCGACCCGTGGCGGCAAGGCGTTCTCGCACTAGCGAAGGCGCTGTTCTGA
- a CDS encoding UbiA prenyltransferase family protein yields the protein MDHVLDRQADVIHTAPDGVAVEAPTTARAIGRPARPFAQIGAYLALLRPRHWIKGIAVLVAPLIIAPVASLSHVVTIGLTLLSFLLASSTVYVFNDLRDRESDRLHPVKRLRALASGRVTVPGVVTLLIILLVVTLGLLVVVPPLVAAIIAGYLVMNLWYSMALKHQPLVDVSVVASGFVLRVLAGTIAAGLDVQPILLICVYCACVALSLGKRRHELAGLPSEGETGARHRPVLSSYSVPFLDLVVAVSLVAALACYVVSMLQLTYPFGAVAAVLTFPFAAFMVYRYLQMLMVERSGGDPVEDLVRDRATRVNFALWAAILLPILIADSW from the coding sequence ATGGACCACGTCTTGGACAGACAGGCCGACGTCATCCACACAGCTCCGGACGGCGTCGCCGTCGAGGCCCCGACCACGGCTCGCGCCATCGGGCGGCCCGCCAGACCGTTCGCCCAGATCGGCGCTTACCTGGCACTGCTGCGACCGCGGCATTGGATCAAGGGGATCGCGGTGCTGGTCGCGCCGTTGATCATCGCACCGGTGGCATCGCTGTCACACGTCGTCACCATCGGTCTGACGCTGCTGAGCTTCCTCCTGGCGTCCTCGACGGTGTACGTGTTCAACGATCTCCGTGACCGGGAGTCCGACCGGCTGCATCCGGTCAAACGGCTTCGCGCGCTGGCCAGCGGCCGGGTCACCGTGCCCGGCGTGGTCACCCTGCTGATCATCCTGCTGGTCGTCACGCTCGGGCTGCTCGTGGTGGTCCCGCCGCTGGTGGCGGCGATCATCGCCGGCTATCTGGTGATGAACCTCTGGTACAGCATGGCGCTCAAGCATCAGCCGCTCGTCGACGTGTCCGTCGTCGCCAGCGGCTTCGTGCTCCGGGTGTTGGCCGGAACGATCGCCGCCGGTCTCGACGTGCAGCCGATTCTGTTGATCTGCGTCTACTGCGCGTGTGTGGCGCTGTCGCTCGGCAAGCGCCGGCACGAGCTCGCCGGTCTGCCGTCCGAGGGCGAGACGGGTGCCCGCCACCGGCCCGTGCTGTCGTCGTACTCCGTACCGTTTCTCGACCTCGTCGTGGCCGTGAGCCTGGTCGCCGCGCTGGCCTGCTACGTCGTGTCGATGTTGCAGCTGACGTACCCGTTCGGGGCCGTCGCCGCCGTGCTGACGTTTCCGTTCGCCGCCTTCATGGTCTACCGCTACCTGCAGATGCTCATGGTCGAGCGGTCCGGCGGCGACCCGGTCGAGGATCTGGTTCGCGACCGCGCGACGCGGGTCAATTTCGCACTGTGGGCGGCGATCCTGTTGCCGATCCTGATCGCCGACTCGTGGTAG
- a CDS encoding glycosyltransferase family 4 protein — protein sequence MSKPDAPGYDVCIAVNYYTPYVSGLTEVARIVAEGLAGRGWRVAVVAARHDPALPLRETIGGVDVFRCPVVASISRGLVSPSFAGTVRRLARRSRVLNLHLPMLEAGLITALPSRTPVVSTYHIDLWLPPSLVTRAAMAAVAVSSKVTLRRSAAAVVNSDDQAEHSMMWPLLRDMPRHSIAAPCMDRRGGQPAYRQTSGPHIGFLGRIVPDKGLEYLVTAFSEIADPDARLLVGGDYLTVAGGSVIAQIRQAAARDPRIQILGLLRDRQINDFYASIDVFALPSIAESFGIAQVEAMMCGVPSVTTDLPGGRYPVLATGMGAIVTPRDPVELHKALLDLLDWDDEARKRGANSAREQFGVEGCLDRYAAVFRQHLS from the coding sequence GTGAGCAAGCCTGACGCTCCCGGTTACGACGTCTGTATCGCGGTCAACTACTACACCCCGTACGTCAGCGGACTCACCGAGGTCGCCAGGATCGTCGCCGAAGGGCTCGCAGGTCGGGGCTGGCGGGTGGCGGTGGTGGCCGCTCGGCACGATCCCGCGCTACCCCTGCGCGAGACGATCGGTGGGGTGGACGTCTTCCGGTGCCCCGTCGTGGCCTCCATCAGCCGTGGCCTGGTCAGCCCGTCCTTCGCCGGGACCGTCCGTCGACTGGCGCGACGTTCGCGGGTGCTCAACCTGCACCTGCCGATGCTCGAGGCGGGGCTGATCACCGCGCTGCCGTCGCGGACTCCGGTCGTCTCGACGTACCACATCGATCTGTGGCTGCCACCGAGCCTGGTGACCCGGGCTGCGATGGCGGCGGTCGCGGTCTCGTCGAAGGTCACTCTTCGCCGGTCGGCCGCCGCGGTGGTCAACAGCGACGACCAGGCCGAGCACTCGATGATGTGGCCGCTGCTGCGGGACATGCCACGGCACTCGATCGCGGCGCCCTGCATGGATCGCCGCGGCGGCCAGCCCGCGTACCGGCAGACCAGCGGACCGCACATCGGATTTCTCGGGCGCATCGTGCCGGACAAGGGCCTGGAGTACCTCGTCACGGCCTTCAGCGAGATCGCCGATCCGGACGCTCGTCTGCTGGTGGGCGGTGACTACCTCACCGTGGCGGGCGGCAGCGTGATCGCGCAGATCCGGCAGGCCGCCGCGCGTGATCCCCGCATCCAGATCCTCGGTCTGCTGCGCGATCGCCAGATCAACGACTTCTACGCCTCGATCGACGTGTTCGCCCTGCCGTCGATCGCCGAGTCGTTCGGCATAGCGCAGGTCGAGGCGATGATGTGCGGTGTCCCGTCGGTCACGACGGACCTGCCGGGCGGCCGGTATCCGGTGCTGGCCACCGGCATGGGCGCGATCGTCACGCCCCGTGATCCGGTGGAGTTGCACAAAGCCCTGCTCGACCTGCTCGACTGGGACGACGAAGCGCGTAAGCGCGGGGCGAACAGTGCCAGGGAACAGTTCGGGGTCGAGGGCTGCCTCGACCGGTATGCGGCCGTGTTCCGGCAGCACCTGAGTTGA
- a CDS encoding alpha/beta hydrolase — MSSIYRSEAGARLLAEDYRGVLASWPVEHERRHVPTPEGDTFVITCGPPDAPAVVLLHGAGSNSALWTGRAGDLTQRFRVIAIDIIGEPGFSAPSRPPLGSDRYAAWLDAVLDVLGQRRVAIVGMSLGGWLALDYATRRPDRVDGLVLYCPGGIGRQRRWSVLGALLLTVFGDAGRRRSLSMILGPALAAMAPSEAKQVIDRMLLVSTNFRYRMGGLPVFDDETLRRLTIPMQVHLGRLDVMIDSVETHRRLDATVPHASVTMLPDIGHLVPPQAEAELAFLNALC, encoded by the coding sequence ATGAGCAGCATCTACCGGTCCGAGGCCGGTGCGCGCCTACTGGCCGAGGACTACCGTGGCGTCCTGGCGTCGTGGCCGGTGGAACACGAGCGACGCCATGTACCGACCCCGGAGGGCGACACCTTCGTCATCACCTGCGGCCCGCCCGACGCGCCCGCAGTGGTGCTGCTCCACGGCGCGGGAAGCAACTCGGCGCTGTGGACCGGCCGAGCCGGCGATCTCACCCAGCGCTTCCGGGTGATCGCGATCGACATCATCGGCGAACCCGGGTTCAGCGCGCCGTCCCGACCGCCGCTCGGATCGGACCGGTACGCGGCGTGGCTCGACGCCGTTCTGGACGTCCTCGGGCAGCGTCGGGTGGCGATCGTCGGCATGTCGCTGGGCGGCTGGTTGGCACTGGACTACGCCACCCGTCGACCGGACCGGGTGGACGGACTGGTGCTCTACTGCCCGGGCGGCATCGGCCGACAGCGACGGTGGTCCGTACTCGGTGCTCTGCTGTTGACCGTGTTCGGCGACGCGGGTCGGCGGCGATCGCTGTCGATGATCCTCGGCCCCGCGCTGGCTGCCATGGCGCCCTCCGAGGCAAAGCAGGTCATCGACCGGATGTTGCTGGTTTCCACCAACTTCCGGTATCGGATGGGTGGGCTACCCGTGTTCGACGACGAGACGCTGCGGCGGCTGACCATCCCGATGCAGGTACACCTCGGACGGTTGGACGTCATGATCGACTCGGTGGAGACCCACAGACGCCTCGATGCCACCGTGCCCCACGCGTCCGTCACGATGCTGCCCGACATCGGACACCTGGTCCCCCCGCAGGCTGAGGCGGAGCTCGCATTCCTAAACGCGCTGTGCTGA
- a CDS encoding acyl-CoA dehydrogenase family protein: MLDTQAPHRPDLVGRAAELVPLLRKHALWHEENRRLHDEVLEAMTASGVLRMRIPHRYGGYESDARTVLDVITELGRGDGSAAWTASVWSISNWLACLFPDEVQDEVFSSPDIRVCGVLTPSAAVEPTAGGFTLNGQWRFVSGALHSQWQAIIAMGPAPDGTQWPVMAMVPMADLEIVDDWHTVGLRGTGSVTVVARQVFIPQQRLIPMVAVLSEQYASRINAAHGLYRQPMMATGCTTFTGAAIGLARAGLEEFLTRLPERKISYTSYDSQREAPLTHFQVAESALEVDEAEFHARRLASTVDDKSDTGAPWSVQERASARVSLGRVFQLTAAAVGRLRTASGGTSIYRDVPIQRIDRDLQTLNMHALMHPNTNLELYGRVLCGLEPNTAYI; the protein is encoded by the coding sequence GTTGGACACTCAAGCGCCACATCGTCCGGATCTCGTCGGCCGAGCCGCCGAACTGGTGCCGCTGCTGCGTAAGCACGCCCTCTGGCACGAGGAGAACCGCCGGCTGCACGACGAGGTCCTGGAAGCGATGACCGCCTCCGGGGTGCTCCGGATGCGCATCCCGCACCGGTACGGCGGTTACGAGAGCGACGCCCGCACCGTCCTCGACGTGATCACCGAACTCGGCCGGGGCGACGGGTCCGCGGCGTGGACGGCATCGGTCTGGTCGATCAGCAACTGGCTGGCCTGCCTGTTTCCCGACGAGGTCCAGGACGAGGTGTTCAGCTCGCCGGACATCCGGGTGTGTGGGGTGCTCACCCCCTCGGCCGCCGTCGAGCCGACCGCCGGTGGTTTCACGCTCAACGGGCAGTGGCGCTTCGTCAGCGGCGCGCTGCACAGCCAGTGGCAGGCGATCATCGCGATGGGTCCGGCACCGGACGGCACTCAGTGGCCGGTGATGGCTATGGTGCCGATGGCCGATCTGGAGATCGTCGACGACTGGCACACCGTCGGCCTGCGCGGCACCGGCAGCGTGACCGTGGTGGCCCGGCAGGTCTTCATCCCCCAGCAGCGGCTGATCCCGATGGTCGCCGTCCTCAGCGAACAGTACGCCTCGCGTATCAACGCCGCACACGGCCTCTACCGCCAGCCGATGATGGCGACCGGCTGCACCACCTTCACCGGCGCGGCGATCGGCCTGGCCCGAGCCGGGCTGGAGGAATTCCTCACCCGGCTGCCCGAACGCAAGATCAGCTACACCAGCTACGACAGCCAGCGGGAAGCGCCGTTGACCCACTTCCAGGTCGCCGAGTCGGCACTGGAGGTCGACGAAGCGGAGTTCCACGCCCGCCGGCTGGCCAGCACCGTCGACGACAAGAGCGACACCGGCGCACCGTGGTCGGTCCAGGAGCGGGCCTCCGCCCGGGTGAGCCTGGGCCGGGTCTTCCAGTTGACGGCGGCGGCCGTCGGCCGCCTGCGGACCGCCAGCGGCGGCACGTCGATCTACCGGGACGTGCCGATTCAACGGATCGACCGCGACCTGCAGACGCTGAACATGCACGCGTTGATGCATCCGAACACCAACCTGGAGCTTTACGGCCGGGTGCTGTGCGGCTTGGAGCCGAACACGGCGTACATCTGA